The following are from one region of the Etheostoma spectabile isolate EspeVRDwgs_2016 chromosome 2, UIUC_Espe_1.0, whole genome shotgun sequence genome:
- the rnf11a gene encoding RING finger protein 11a isoform X2: MKLQKPWTRQFVQVGILIWKLEFFMSQERTQPLPVYHPTPGESRLAHQLTEEEQVRIAQRIGLIHHLPKGIFDPGSDPSDKKVKECVICMMDFEYGDPIRFLPCLHIYHMDCIDPWLMRSFTCPSCMEPVDAALLSSYETN, translated from the exons ATGAAATTACAAAAGCCCTGGACGAGACAATTTGTTCAGGTTGGGATTTTAATTTGGAAGTTGGAGTTCTTCATGTCACAG GAGCGCACCCAGCCTTTGCCAGTGTACCATCCCACCCCAGGGGAGAGTCGTCTGGCTCATCAGCTGACCGAGGAGGAGCAGGTCCGCATTGCCCAGCGCATTGGTCTGATCCATCACCTGCCCAAAGGCATCTTTGACCCGGGCTCTGACCCCTCTGACAAGAAAGTTAAAGA GTGTGTGATTTGCATGATGGATTTTGAGTATGGCGATCCCATTCGGTTCTTGCCCTGCCTTCACATCTACCACATGGATTGCATTGACCCCTGGCTGATGCGCTCCTTCACCTGCCCCTCCTGCATGGAGCCGGTAGATGCGGCCCTGCTGTCCTCTTACGAAACCAATTGA
- the hmgxb4b gene encoding uncharacterized protein hmgxb4b isoform X6 has protein sequence MDGEAGPVCGGSQREKKRSCKDLMMEVEELEEPDSDFEEPENLLNKKWKHSGKSEAEPELNGAESSGFLPAYPVCVSQDRWEEREVEEASPSSMLEYWVYPENQHSMADCPITKTITSPATPVTHRPCPFIPVSSSVAAVDSTVCSVVIPMMSSPISSMCSPISSALDTLSSTSTSPGCADQDPVSAAAHLHLLGESLSLIGHHLQETNKMVSMSSSLSLLLDSLLCALAPLICLTAQIPELRSCTQHTLASTLGNIAYVMPGL, from the exons ATGGACGGTGAAGCAGGCCCAGTGTGTGGAGGCAgccagagagagaagaaaaggtcATGCAAAGACTTAATGATGGAGGTTGAGGAGCTGGAGGAACCAGATTCGGATTTTGAG GAACCAGAAAATTTACTCAACAAGAAATGGAAACACTCGG GTAAAAGTGAAGCTGAGCCTGAACTTAATGGAGCAGAGTCATCTGGCTTCCTCCCTGCTTATCCAGTCTGTGTGTCACAAGACAGATGGGAAGAAAGAGAAGTAGAAGAG GCAAGTCCAAGTTCCATGTTAGAGTACTGGGTGTATCCAGAAAACCAGCACAGCATGGCAGACTGTCCCATTACCAAGACTATCACCTCTCCTGCTACTCCAGTAACTCACAGGCCTTGTCCATTCATACCTGTTTCTAGTTCAGTGGCAGCCGTTGATTCTACAGTGTGCTCTGTAGTCATTCCCATGATGTCTAGCCCCATTAGTTCTATGTGCAGTCCCATCAGTTCAGCCTTGGACACTCTCAGTTCCACATCCACAAGTCCTGGCTGCGCTGATCAGGATCCTGTCAGTGCTGCAGCTCACCTACACCTGTTGGGAGAATCCTTGTCCCTGATTGGACACCATCTTCAGGAGACCAAT AAAATGGTGAGTATGTCGAGTAGCTTGTCTCTGCTCTTGGACTCTCTGCTATGTGCCCTGGCTCCTCTAATCTGCCTCACCGCACAGATACCCGAGCTGAGGAGCTGCACTCAACACACACTG GCCTCCACTCTGGGAAACATTGCCTATGTAATGCCCGGGTTGTGA
- the hmgxb4b gene encoding uncharacterized protein hmgxb4b isoform X3 yields MDGEAGPVCGGSQREKKRSCKDLMMEVEELEEPDSDFEEPENLLNKKWKHSGKSEAEPELNGAESSGFLPAYPVCVSQDRWEEREVEEGIQDKFLHSYCTAEGSTDQASPSSMLEYWVYPENQHSMADCPITKTITSPATPVTHRPCPFIPVSSSVAAVDSTVCSVVIPMMSSPISSMCSPISSALDTLSSTSTSPGCADQDPVSAAAHLHLLGESLSLIGHHLQETNKMVSMSSSLSLLLDSLLCALAPLICLTAQIPELRSCTQHTLASTLGNIAYVMPGL; encoded by the exons ATGGACGGTGAAGCAGGCCCAGTGTGTGGAGGCAgccagagagagaagaaaaggtcATGCAAAGACTTAATGATGGAGGTTGAGGAGCTGGAGGAACCAGATTCGGATTTTGAG GAACCAGAAAATTTACTCAACAAGAAATGGAAACACTCGG GTAAAAGTGAAGCTGAGCCTGAACTTAATGGAGCAGAGTCATCTGGCTTCCTCCCTGCTTATCCAGTCTGTGTGTCACAAGACAGATGGGAAGAAAGAGAAGTAGAAGAG GGTATCCAAGACAAGTTTTTGCATTCATATTGCACAGCAGAGGGCAGCACTGATCAG GCAAGTCCAAGTTCCATGTTAGAGTACTGGGTGTATCCAGAAAACCAGCACAGCATGGCAGACTGTCCCATTACCAAGACTATCACCTCTCCTGCTACTCCAGTAACTCACAGGCCTTGTCCATTCATACCTGTTTCTAGTTCAGTGGCAGCCGTTGATTCTACAGTGTGCTCTGTAGTCATTCCCATGATGTCTAGCCCCATTAGTTCTATGTGCAGTCCCATCAGTTCAGCCTTGGACACTCTCAGTTCCACATCCACAAGTCCTGGCTGCGCTGATCAGGATCCTGTCAGTGCTGCAGCTCACCTACACCTGTTGGGAGAATCCTTGTCCCTGATTGGACACCATCTTCAGGAGACCAAT AAAATGGTGAGTATGTCGAGTAGCTTGTCTCTGCTCTTGGACTCTCTGCTATGTGCCCTGGCTCCTCTAATCTGCCTCACCGCACAGATACCCGAGCTGAGGAGCTGCACTCAACACACACTG GCCTCCACTCTGGGAAACATTGCCTATGTAATGCCCGGGTTGTGA
- the hmgxb4b gene encoding uncharacterized protein hmgxb4b isoform X2: MDGEAGPVCGGSQREKKRSCKDLMMEVEELEEPDSDFEECITKKLYKEPENLLNKKWKHSGKSEAEPELNGAESSGFLPAYPVCVSQDRWEEREVEEGIQDKFLHSYCTAEGSTDQASPSSMLEYWVYPENQHSMADCPITKTITSPATPVTHRPCPFIPVSSSVAAVDSTVCSVVIPMMSSPISSMCSPISSALDTLSSTSTSPGCADQDPVSAAAHLHLLGESLSLIGHHLQETNKMVSMSSSLSLLLDSLLCALAPLICLTAQIPELRSCTQHTLASTLGNIAYVMPGL; encoded by the exons ATGGACGGTGAAGCAGGCCCAGTGTGTGGAGGCAgccagagagagaagaaaaggtcATGCAAAGACTTAATGATGGAGGTTGAGGAGCTGGAGGAACCAGATTCGGATTTTGAGGAATGTATCACCAAGAAGCTTTACAAG GAACCAGAAAATTTACTCAACAAGAAATGGAAACACTCGG GTAAAAGTGAAGCTGAGCCTGAACTTAATGGAGCAGAGTCATCTGGCTTCCTCCCTGCTTATCCAGTCTGTGTGTCACAAGACAGATGGGAAGAAAGAGAAGTAGAAGAG GGTATCCAAGACAAGTTTTTGCATTCATATTGCACAGCAGAGGGCAGCACTGATCAG GCAAGTCCAAGTTCCATGTTAGAGTACTGGGTGTATCCAGAAAACCAGCACAGCATGGCAGACTGTCCCATTACCAAGACTATCACCTCTCCTGCTACTCCAGTAACTCACAGGCCTTGTCCATTCATACCTGTTTCTAGTTCAGTGGCAGCCGTTGATTCTACAGTGTGCTCTGTAGTCATTCCCATGATGTCTAGCCCCATTAGTTCTATGTGCAGTCCCATCAGTTCAGCCTTGGACACTCTCAGTTCCACATCCACAAGTCCTGGCTGCGCTGATCAGGATCCTGTCAGTGCTGCAGCTCACCTACACCTGTTGGGAGAATCCTTGTCCCTGATTGGACACCATCTTCAGGAGACCAAT AAAATGGTGAGTATGTCGAGTAGCTTGTCTCTGCTCTTGGACTCTCTGCTATGTGCCCTGGCTCCTCTAATCTGCCTCACCGCACAGATACCCGAGCTGAGGAGCTGCACTCAACACACACTG GCCTCCACTCTGGGAAACATTGCCTATGTAATGCCCGGGTTGTGA
- the rnf11a gene encoding RING finger protein 11a isoform X1 — MGNCLFSQGADDLSLLNESEGDSLPGEPPPPYQERTQPLPVYHPTPGESRLAHQLTEEEQVRIAQRIGLIHHLPKGIFDPGSDPSDKKVKECVICMMDFEYGDPIRFLPCLHIYHMDCIDPWLMRSFTCPSCMEPVDAALLSSYETN; from the exons ATGGGGAACTGCCTGTTTTCACAAGGTGCGGATGACCTCTCGCTGCTGAACGAGTCCGAGGGGGACAGTCTGCCTGGAGAGCCTCCGCCGCCCTACCAG GAGCGCACCCAGCCTTTGCCAGTGTACCATCCCACCCCAGGGGAGAGTCGTCTGGCTCATCAGCTGACCGAGGAGGAGCAGGTCCGCATTGCCCAGCGCATTGGTCTGATCCATCACCTGCCCAAAGGCATCTTTGACCCGGGCTCTGACCCCTCTGACAAGAAAGTTAAAGA GTGTGTGATTTGCATGATGGATTTTGAGTATGGCGATCCCATTCGGTTCTTGCCCTGCCTTCACATCTACCACATGGATTGCATTGACCCCTGGCTGATGCGCTCCTTCACCTGCCCCTCCTGCATGGAGCCGGTAGATGCGGCCCTGCTGTCCTCTTACGAAACCAATTGA
- the hmgxb4b gene encoding uncharacterized protein hmgxb4b isoform X4, translating into MDGEAGPVCGGSQREKKRSCKDLMMEVEELEEPDSDFEECITKKLYKVDSGSALEEPENLLNKKWKHSGKSEAEPELNGAESSGFLPAYPVCVSQDRWEEREVEEASPSSMLEYWVYPENQHSMADCPITKTITSPATPVTHRPCPFIPVSSSVAAVDSTVCSVVIPMMSSPISSMCSPISSALDTLSSTSTSPGCADQDPVSAAAHLHLLGESLSLIGHHLQETNKMVSMSSSLSLLLDSLLCALAPLICLTAQIPELRSCTQHTLASTLGNIAYVMPGL; encoded by the exons ATGGACGGTGAAGCAGGCCCAGTGTGTGGAGGCAgccagagagagaagaaaaggtcATGCAAAGACTTAATGATGGAGGTTGAGGAGCTGGAGGAACCAGATTCGGATTTTGAGGAATGTATCACCAAGAAGCTTTACAAGGTGGACTCTGGGTCTGCACTGGAA GAACCAGAAAATTTACTCAACAAGAAATGGAAACACTCGG GTAAAAGTGAAGCTGAGCCTGAACTTAATGGAGCAGAGTCATCTGGCTTCCTCCCTGCTTATCCAGTCTGTGTGTCACAAGACAGATGGGAAGAAAGAGAAGTAGAAGAG GCAAGTCCAAGTTCCATGTTAGAGTACTGGGTGTATCCAGAAAACCAGCACAGCATGGCAGACTGTCCCATTACCAAGACTATCACCTCTCCTGCTACTCCAGTAACTCACAGGCCTTGTCCATTCATACCTGTTTCTAGTTCAGTGGCAGCCGTTGATTCTACAGTGTGCTCTGTAGTCATTCCCATGATGTCTAGCCCCATTAGTTCTATGTGCAGTCCCATCAGTTCAGCCTTGGACACTCTCAGTTCCACATCCACAAGTCCTGGCTGCGCTGATCAGGATCCTGTCAGTGCTGCAGCTCACCTACACCTGTTGGGAGAATCCTTGTCCCTGATTGGACACCATCTTCAGGAGACCAAT AAAATGGTGAGTATGTCGAGTAGCTTGTCTCTGCTCTTGGACTCTCTGCTATGTGCCCTGGCTCCTCTAATCTGCCTCACCGCACAGATACCCGAGCTGAGGAGCTGCACTCAACACACACTG GCCTCCACTCTGGGAAACATTGCCTATGTAATGCCCGGGTTGTGA
- the hmgxb4b gene encoding uncharacterized protein hmgxb4b isoform X1, with protein sequence MDGEAGPVCGGSQREKKRSCKDLMMEVEELEEPDSDFEECITKKLYKVDSGSALEEPENLLNKKWKHSGKSEAEPELNGAESSGFLPAYPVCVSQDRWEEREVEEGIQDKFLHSYCTAEGSTDQASPSSMLEYWVYPENQHSMADCPITKTITSPATPVTHRPCPFIPVSSSVAAVDSTVCSVVIPMMSSPISSMCSPISSALDTLSSTSTSPGCADQDPVSAAAHLHLLGESLSLIGHHLQETNKMVSMSSSLSLLLDSLLCALAPLICLTAQIPELRSCTQHTLASTLGNIAYVMPGL encoded by the exons ATGGACGGTGAAGCAGGCCCAGTGTGTGGAGGCAgccagagagagaagaaaaggtcATGCAAAGACTTAATGATGGAGGTTGAGGAGCTGGAGGAACCAGATTCGGATTTTGAGGAATGTATCACCAAGAAGCTTTACAAGGTGGACTCTGGGTCTGCACTGGAA GAACCAGAAAATTTACTCAACAAGAAATGGAAACACTCGG GTAAAAGTGAAGCTGAGCCTGAACTTAATGGAGCAGAGTCATCTGGCTTCCTCCCTGCTTATCCAGTCTGTGTGTCACAAGACAGATGGGAAGAAAGAGAAGTAGAAGAG GGTATCCAAGACAAGTTTTTGCATTCATATTGCACAGCAGAGGGCAGCACTGATCAG GCAAGTCCAAGTTCCATGTTAGAGTACTGGGTGTATCCAGAAAACCAGCACAGCATGGCAGACTGTCCCATTACCAAGACTATCACCTCTCCTGCTACTCCAGTAACTCACAGGCCTTGTCCATTCATACCTGTTTCTAGTTCAGTGGCAGCCGTTGATTCTACAGTGTGCTCTGTAGTCATTCCCATGATGTCTAGCCCCATTAGTTCTATGTGCAGTCCCATCAGTTCAGCCTTGGACACTCTCAGTTCCACATCCACAAGTCCTGGCTGCGCTGATCAGGATCCTGTCAGTGCTGCAGCTCACCTACACCTGTTGGGAGAATCCTTGTCCCTGATTGGACACCATCTTCAGGAGACCAAT AAAATGGTGAGTATGTCGAGTAGCTTGTCTCTGCTCTTGGACTCTCTGCTATGTGCCCTGGCTCCTCTAATCTGCCTCACCGCACAGATACCCGAGCTGAGGAGCTGCACTCAACACACACTG GCCTCCACTCTGGGAAACATTGCCTATGTAATGCCCGGGTTGTGA
- the hmox1b gene encoding heme oxygenase: MDSEKKTQTTSEQMTDRDLSEQIKKVTKDSHVRAENTELMLSFQKGKVTLPQYKLLLCSLYEVYQALEEEMDRNSNHPSVAPIYFPSELARLEAIKKDLEYFYGQDWREKIVVPAATKRYCHRLRQIGKENPEFLVAHAYTRYLGDLSGGQVLGRIAQKSMGLKGSEGLSFFAFPGVSSPNLFKQLYRSRMNSVELTEEERNGVLEEAVRAFELNIQVFDGLQMLLSVTENEPQTCSTHSTSVNTRQIPKAIIKTTPLLRMVLGLFVALVTVSMGIYAF; the protein is encoded by the exons ATGGATTCAGAGAAGAAGACTCAGACAACATCAGAGCAGATGACTGACAG GGATCTGTCAGAACAAATCAAAAAGGTGACAAAGGATAGTCACGTCAGGGCAGAAAACACAGAACTGATGCTGAGCTTCCAGAAGGGAAAGGTCACCCTGCCACAGTACAag CTCCTTCTGTGCTCGCTGTATGAGGTCTACCAGGCCTTGGAGGAAGAGATGGACAGGAACTCCAACCACCCCAGTGTTGCACCCATTTACTTCCCGAGTGAACTGGCCAGACTGGAGGCCATCAAGAAAGACCTGGAATACTTCTATGGCCAGGACTGGAGAGAGAAGATTGTTGTCCCTGCAGCCACTAAAAGATACTGCCACAGACTCAGACAA ATTGGTAAAGAAAACCCAGAATTTTTGGTTGCCCATGCTTACACTAGGTACCTAGGTGACCTGTCTGGAGGGCAGGTACTGGGTCGAATTGCCCAGAAGTCCATGGGGCTAAAGGGCAGTGAAGGTTTGTCATTCTTCGCCTTCCCCGGTGTGTCCAGCCCCAACCTGTTCAAACAGCTGTATCGCAGCCGGATGAACAGCGTGGAGCTGACggaagaggagaggaatggCGTGCTGGAGGAGGCTGTCAGAGCGTTTGAATTAAACATTCAG gtcttTGACGGTTTGCAGATGTTGCTGAGTGTCACTGAAAACGAGCCGCAGACATGTTCAACACACTCCACATCAGTAAATACACGCCAGATCCCCAAAGCCATCATCAAAACTACCCCACTGCTCAGGATGGTGCTCGGACTTTTTGTGGCTCTGGTCACAGTCAGTATGGGAATCTATGCTTTTTAG
- the hmgxb4b gene encoding uncharacterized protein hmgxb4b isoform X5 — MDGEAGPVCGGSQREKKRSCKDLMMEVEELEEPDSDFEECITKKLYKEPENLLNKKWKHSGKSEAEPELNGAESSGFLPAYPVCVSQDRWEEREVEEASPSSMLEYWVYPENQHSMADCPITKTITSPATPVTHRPCPFIPVSSSVAAVDSTVCSVVIPMMSSPISSMCSPISSALDTLSSTSTSPGCADQDPVSAAAHLHLLGESLSLIGHHLQETNKMVSMSSSLSLLLDSLLCALAPLICLTAQIPELRSCTQHTLASTLGNIAYVMPGL, encoded by the exons ATGGACGGTGAAGCAGGCCCAGTGTGTGGAGGCAgccagagagagaagaaaaggtcATGCAAAGACTTAATGATGGAGGTTGAGGAGCTGGAGGAACCAGATTCGGATTTTGAGGAATGTATCACCAAGAAGCTTTACAAG GAACCAGAAAATTTACTCAACAAGAAATGGAAACACTCGG GTAAAAGTGAAGCTGAGCCTGAACTTAATGGAGCAGAGTCATCTGGCTTCCTCCCTGCTTATCCAGTCTGTGTGTCACAAGACAGATGGGAAGAAAGAGAAGTAGAAGAG GCAAGTCCAAGTTCCATGTTAGAGTACTGGGTGTATCCAGAAAACCAGCACAGCATGGCAGACTGTCCCATTACCAAGACTATCACCTCTCCTGCTACTCCAGTAACTCACAGGCCTTGTCCATTCATACCTGTTTCTAGTTCAGTGGCAGCCGTTGATTCTACAGTGTGCTCTGTAGTCATTCCCATGATGTCTAGCCCCATTAGTTCTATGTGCAGTCCCATCAGTTCAGCCTTGGACACTCTCAGTTCCACATCCACAAGTCCTGGCTGCGCTGATCAGGATCCTGTCAGTGCTGCAGCTCACCTACACCTGTTGGGAGAATCCTTGTCCCTGATTGGACACCATCTTCAGGAGACCAAT AAAATGGTGAGTATGTCGAGTAGCTTGTCTCTGCTCTTGGACTCTCTGCTATGTGCCCTGGCTCCTCTAATCTGCCTCACCGCACAGATACCCGAGCTGAGGAGCTGCACTCAACACACACTG GCCTCCACTCTGGGAAACATTGCCTATGTAATGCCCGGGTTGTGA